A single genomic interval of Balnearium lithotrophicum harbors:
- a CDS encoding zinc metalloprotease HtpX produces the protein MNWNSIKTTLLLGLLTGILLLFGKVLGGNAGMVVALIFAAIMNFGSWYFSDKIVLSMYGVKLLDEEEAPWLHQTVEKLARNAGIPKPKVGIAPMDVPNAFATGRNPEHGVVVVTPKIVELLNEDELEGVLAHEISHIKNRDTLIQAVAATIAGAITMLANMAQWFLFFRSSDDEEGGWAEVIGLILLVILAPIAAAIIQMAISRAREYKADETGGIISGKPEALASALRKLEEYAHRIPEELVKREVNPATSHLFIVNPLKGDAIAALFSTHPPTEKRIARLLELAKKLFGRIREIYWRFAE, from the coding sequence ATGAACTGGAACAGCATAAAAACCACTCTTTTATTGGGACTTTTAACGGGTATTCTACTTCTCTTTGGAAAGGTTTTAGGCGGTAACGCCGGAATGGTAGTTGCCCTGATTTTTGCTGCCATCATGAACTTTGGTAGCTGGTACTTCTCGGACAAAATTGTACTCTCCATGTATGGAGTGAAGCTCTTAGATGAGGAGGAAGCTCCTTGGCTTCACCAGACTGTTGAGAAACTTGCAAGAAATGCAGGAATTCCAAAGCCAAAAGTTGGAATTGCTCCTATGGATGTTCCCAACGCTTTTGCAACGGGTAGAAATCCCGAACACGGAGTTGTCGTTGTTACACCAAAGATTGTGGAGCTCCTAAACGAAGATGAGCTTGAGGGAGTTCTTGCCCATGAAATTTCCCATATAAAGAATAGAGATACTCTCATTCAGGCAGTTGCGGCTACAATTGCAGGTGCAATAACAATGCTTGCAAACATGGCCCAGTGGTTTCTCTTTTTTAGGAGCTCCGATGATGAAGAAGGAGGTTGGGCAGAAGTTATAGGTCTTATTCTCCTCGTAATCTTAGCTCCAATAGCTGCAGCAATCATTCAGATGGCAATATCGAGGGCAAGGGAATACAAGGCCGATGAGACGGGAGGAATAATCTCAGGAAAGCCTGAAGCTCTTGCAAGTGCCCTCAGAAAACTTGAGGAGTACGCCCACAGAATTCCTGAGGAACTTGTTAAGAGGGAAGTAAATCCTGCAACAAGCCACCTCTTTATTGTCAATCCGCTGAAAGGAGATGCAATAGCTGCCCTGTTTTCAACTCACCCGCCGACAGAAAAGAGAATAGCAAGGCTCTTAGAGCTTGCAAAGAAGCTCTTTGGTAGAATTAGGGAAATTTACTGGAGATTTGCGGAGTAA